In one window of Vibrio sp. DW001 DNA:
- the hemF gene encoding oxygen-dependent coproporphyrinogen oxidase, with translation MSTVNKEQVKSFLLGLQDSICLQVEQADGGATFEQDAWKRELGGGGRTRVLRNGVVFEQGGVNFSHVYGEKMPASATAHRPELAGRKFEAMGVSLVIHPKNPYIPTSHANVRFFIAEKEGEEPIWWFGGGFDLTPFYPFEEDCIQWHQKAKSICEVFGQEVYAEHKKWCDDYFYLPHRDETRGIGGLFFDDLNRWEFDKCFSYIQAVGEGFTCAYLPIVDKRKSMEYGDRERQFQLYRRGRYVEFNLVYDRGTLFGLQSGGRTESILMSMPPLVRWEYDFQPEANSAEALLYKEYLKPKEWV, from the coding sequence ATGTCTACAGTGAATAAAGAGCAAGTAAAATCATTTTTGTTAGGATTACAAGATAGCATCTGTCTCCAAGTAGAACAGGCAGACGGTGGAGCCACATTTGAGCAAGATGCTTGGAAAAGAGAGCTTGGGGGGGGAGGTCGAACTCGAGTTCTTAGAAACGGTGTTGTATTCGAACAGGGGGGAGTAAATTTCTCTCATGTTTATGGTGAAAAAATGCCAGCCTCTGCTACTGCTCATAGGCCAGAATTAGCTGGCCGAAAATTTGAAGCTATGGGGGTCTCACTAGTTATCCATCCTAAAAATCCTTATATCCCTACATCTCACGCTAATGTTCGATTTTTTATTGCAGAAAAAGAAGGAGAAGAACCCATTTGGTGGTTTGGTGGAGGGTTTGATCTGACGCCTTTTTACCCCTTTGAAGAAGATTGCATTCAATGGCATCAAAAAGCGAAATCTATTTGTGAAGTGTTTGGACAAGAGGTTTACGCCGAGCACAAAAAATGGTGTGACGACTATTTTTACTTACCGCATAGAGATGAAACGCGTGGCATTGGTGGTCTGTTTTTTGATGACCTGAATCGATGGGAGTTTGATAAATGCTTTTCCTATATTCAAGCCGTAGGTGAAGGGTTCACTTGTGCCTATTTACCGATAGTAGACAAAAGAAAGTCAATGGAATATGGCGATCGTGAACGCCAGTTTCAACTATATCGACGTGGACGCTACGTTGAGTTCAACTTAGTGTACGATCGAGGTACGCTATTTGGATTGCAAAGTGGAGGAAGGACAGAGTCGATACTGATGTCGATGCCCCCATTAGTTAGATGGGAATACGATTTTCAACCAGAGGCCAATAGCGCAGAGGCGCTACTCTATAAAGAGTATTTGAAGCCCAAAGAGTGGGTTTAA
- the def gene encoding peptide deformylase: MSVLEVLTFPDDRLRTVAKPVKVVTPQIQKFVDDMIETMYEEEGIGLAATQVDFHQRIVVIDISDSRDQPMVLINPEITDKRGDDGIEEGCLSVPGARALVPRASEVSVEALDRNGEKFSFEAYDLLAICVQHELDHLEGKLFVDYLSPLKRKRIKDKLEKIKRFNEKNN, translated from the coding sequence ATGTCTGTATTAGAAGTATTAACATTCCCGGATGATCGCCTTCGCACTGTCGCTAAACCAGTCAAGGTAGTCACTCCACAGATCCAAAAATTCGTCGATGACATGATTGAAACCATGTACGAAGAAGAAGGCATTGGCCTTGCAGCAACTCAGGTTGATTTCCATCAACGTATCGTCGTTATCGATATTTCCGATTCTCGCGATCAGCCGATGGTATTAATTAATCCAGAAATCACTGATAAACGTGGTGATGATGGTATAGAAGAAGGCTGTCTATCCGTTCCCGGAGCAAGAGCTTTAGTCCCAAGAGCTTCGGAAGTATCGGTAGAAGCATTAGACCGCAATGGCGAAAAATTCAGTTTTGAGGCATATGACCTTTTAGCTATATGCGTTCAGCACGAATTGGACCATTTAGAAGGAAAGCTTTTTGTTGATTATTTATCGCCTTTAAAGCGTAAGCGAATTAAAGATAAGCTCGAAAAAATTAAACGCTTCAACGAAAAAAACAATTAA
- a CDS encoding topoisomerase DNA-binding C4 zinc finger domain-containing protein → MSGKINNQLFEAHEHALEHDSCPLCGDTHGGELALRHGKSGRFLGCTRYPDCEYIKTLHNNDGHIVKPLGIPCPECENELVLRQGRYGMFIGCSGYPECHHIESLDQPSEEETESFKCPDCAGGHLVERKSRFGKIFWACDNYPECKFAVNQPPKNGKCENCGYPLLVEKNGSKGVGLQCAERKCQHIQKN, encoded by the coding sequence ATGAGCGGAAAGATAAATAACCAGCTATTTGAAGCACATGAACATGCACTAGAGCATGATTCTTGCCCTTTATGTGGAGATACACATGGAGGAGAGCTTGCCCTTCGACATGGAAAATCAGGACGATTTCTTGGGTGTACTCGCTACCCCGATTGTGAGTACATCAAAACGCTTCATAATAATGACGGACATATCGTTAAGCCTTTAGGTATCCCATGTCCTGAGTGCGAAAACGAGTTGGTTCTTCGACAAGGTCGTTATGGCATGTTTATTGGCTGTAGCGGTTATCCTGAATGTCATCATATTGAATCACTTGATCAGCCCAGCGAAGAAGAAACAGAGTCGTTTAAGTGCCCTGATTGTGCTGGGGGTCATCTTGTCGAGCGAAAATCTCGTTTTGGAAAGATTTTTTGGGCTTGTGATAATTATCCCGAATGTAAATTTGCAGTTAATCAACCGCCTAAGAACGGTAAATGTGAAAACTGCGGGTATCCCCTTTTAGTTGAAAAAAACGGCTCTAAGGGAGTTGGTCTTCAATGTGCCGAGCGAAAATGTCAGCATATTCAAAAAAACTAA
- the rsmB gene encoding 16S rRNA (cytosine(967)-C(5))-methyltransferase RsmB: MNVRAAAATVLFQVVDKGQSLSTALPAAQQTIKPRDHALLQEICYGSLRYLPRLETIANKLMDNPLKGKKRVFHHLVLVGIYQLSFMRIPAHAAVGETVEATKNLKGQSLSGLINAVLRSYQRNQQELDQFAVSNDAGKYGHPGWLLKLLKSAYPDNWESIIEANNSKAPMWLRVNEVHHSRDEYLALLKNEEINATIHPHAKNALKLEKPTDVSNLPGFDKGWVSVQDAAAQLSVDFLKPQENERILDCCAAPGGKTAHILERIKNSQVVAIDSDEYRLKRVYENLDRLNLSAKVICGDARKPEEWWTGEKFDRILLDAPCSATGVIRRHPDIKWLRRANDIVALAQLQSEIIDAMWQQLKTGGTMVYATCSITPQENSEQVIDFLKRTNNAELIGSDIESPGRQILPGEEDMDGFYYAVLKKNAK; this comes from the coding sequence ATGAATGTTCGTGCAGCCGCAGCCACCGTTCTTTTCCAAGTAGTAGATAAAGGTCAATCTTTATCTACTGCTCTTCCTGCCGCCCAACAAACCATAAAGCCACGTGACCATGCATTACTGCAAGAAATTTGCTATGGCTCGCTCCGCTACTTGCCAAGGCTCGAAACCATTGCAAATAAACTAATGGATAACCCTTTAAAAGGGAAAAAACGAGTGTTTCATCATTTGGTGTTAGTTGGTATTTACCAATTAAGTTTTATGCGCATTCCTGCTCATGCGGCCGTTGGCGAAACGGTCGAAGCAACAAAAAACCTTAAAGGACAAAGCTTAAGCGGCCTTATCAATGCAGTATTAAGAAGCTACCAAAGAAATCAACAAGAATTAGACCAATTCGCAGTAAGCAATGACGCTGGAAAATATGGCCACCCAGGTTGGTTACTTAAGCTACTGAAAAGTGCCTACCCTGATAATTGGGAATCGATTATTGAGGCTAATAACAGCAAGGCACCAATGTGGTTAAGAGTGAACGAAGTACATCACAGTCGAGATGAATATTTAGCTTTATTAAAGAATGAAGAGATCAATGCAACCATTCACCCTCATGCTAAAAATGCCTTAAAGCTAGAAAAACCAACAGATGTCAGCAACCTCCCAGGATTTGATAAAGGTTGGGTTTCCGTTCAAGACGCGGCAGCACAGTTGTCGGTCGACTTCTTGAAACCACAAGAAAATGAACGCATTCTTGATTGTTGTGCCGCTCCAGGTGGAAAAACGGCTCATATATTAGAGCGCATCAAAAACAGTCAAGTCGTCGCCATAGATTCCGATGAATATAGGCTAAAAAGGGTCTATGAAAACCTTGACCGACTAAACCTAAGTGCAAAAGTAATATGTGGTGATGCCCGTAAACCAGAAGAATGGTGGACAGGTGAAAAATTTGACCGCATCCTTCTAGATGCTCCTTGTTCGGCAACGGGCGTTATTCGACGTCACCCTGACATAAAATGGTTACGTCGCGCCAATGACATTGTGGCTTTAGCACAACTTCAAAGTGAAATTATTGACGCTATGTGGCAGCAACTTAAAACAGGTGGCACAATGGTTTATGCTACCTGTTCAATTACCCCACAAGAAAACAGTGAACAAGTAATTGATTTTTTAAAAAGAACGAATAACGCAGAGCTTATCGGCTCTGATATTGAAAGCCCGGGGCGACAGATTCTCCCCGGGGAAGAAGATATGGACGGTTTTTATTATGCCGTACTAAAAAAGAATGCCAAATAA
- the fmt gene encoding methionyl-tRNA formyltransferase, which translates to MSQSLRIVFAGTPDFAARHLAALLSSEHEVIAVYTQPDRPAGRGKKLTASPVKNIAIENNISVFQPENFKSDEAKQQLIDLDADIMVVVAYGLLLPQRVLDTPKLGCINVHGSILPRWRGAAPIQRSIWAGDEQTGITIMQMDIGLDTGDMLNIDTLPIEATDTSASMYDKLANLGPSALINCLSDIAGAEANPIKQDDAFANYAKKLSKEEAKIDWSLDAEQIERCVRAFNPWPMSYFSVADNNIKVWRSRVENIKNDREAGTILQADKHGIYIATGNNVLVLEQIQIPGKKPMPVQDVLNSRSSWFEVGRQLL; encoded by the coding sequence TTGAGCCAATCACTACGTATTGTCTTTGCCGGTACTCCGGATTTCGCCGCCCGCCACTTGGCGGCGTTGTTGTCTTCGGAGCACGAGGTCATTGCTGTATATACTCAACCAGATCGCCCAGCAGGTCGCGGTAAAAAGCTAACCGCTAGTCCTGTGAAAAATATCGCAATAGAAAATAATATTAGCGTTTTTCAGCCAGAGAATTTCAAGTCAGATGAAGCGAAACAACAACTCATTGACCTCGATGCCGACATAATGGTTGTTGTTGCGTATGGTTTATTACTACCACAACGAGTATTAGACACTCCAAAGTTGGGCTGCATTAATGTACATGGTTCGATTCTTCCGCGTTGGCGAGGTGCCGCTCCAATTCAGCGTTCAATTTGGGCTGGGGATGAGCAAACAGGTATCACTATCATGCAGATGGATATTGGGTTAGATACAGGGGATATGCTCAATATAGATACGTTGCCAATTGAAGCAACAGATACAAGCGCGTCAATGTACGACAAATTGGCTAATCTTGGACCGAGTGCACTGATTAACTGTTTGTCTGATATAGCGGGCGCTGAAGCAAATCCTATAAAACAAGATGATGCGTTTGCTAATTACGCAAAAAAACTATCGAAAGAAGAAGCAAAGATAGACTGGTCACTCGATGCAGAACAAATTGAACGTTGCGTTCGAGCTTTTAACCCATGGCCAATGAGCTATTTTAGTGTTGCAGATAACAATATTAAGGTTTGGCGTAGCAGAGTCGAAAACATCAAAAATGACAGAGAAGCTGGGACGATATTACAAGCCGATAAACATGGTATATATATCGCCACTGGAAATAATGTTCTAGTGCTAGAACAGATTCAAATTCCAGGGAAAAAACCCATGCCTGTTCAAGATGTCCTCAACTCACGCAGTAGTTGGTTTGAAGTAGGTAGACAATTACTCTAG
- a CDS encoding DUF494 family protein encodes MMDILMYLFETYIHNDAELIVDQDELEDELLRAGFHQEEIYKALDWLEDLAALQQSDQRSAIAKGASTSTRIYTEDEKCRLDVKNRGFLLFLEQVNVLTTETREMVIDRVMGLETQELLLDDLKWIILMVLFNVPGNENAYTLMEELLYTAETGILH; translated from the coding sequence ATGATGGACATCTTGATGTATCTGTTCGAAACCTACATCCATAATGATGCAGAGTTAATAGTCGACCAAGACGAACTTGAAGATGAGTTACTAAGGGCGGGTTTCCACCAAGAGGAAATCTATAAGGCGCTCGATTGGCTCGAAGATTTGGCGGCGCTTCAACAGAGTGATCAGCGTTCTGCGATTGCAAAGGGCGCGTCAACCTCGACAAGAATCTACACTGAAGACGAAAAATGTCGCCTTGATGTTAAGAACAGAGGTTTTTTACTCTTTTTAGAACAGGTTAATGTGTTAACAACTGAAACTCGAGAGATGGTTATTGATCGGGTTATGGGGTTAGAAACACAAGAGCTACTGCTTGATGATTTAAAATGGATCATTTTAATGGTGCTGTTTAATGTACCTGGAAATGAGAATGCTTATACGCTTATGGAAGAGTTACTCTATACCGCAGAAACGGGCATATTACACTAA
- a CDS encoding DUF1488 domain-containing protein, whose product MNQSILFSDIQEWNDKREVVEFTAQQAGSLIKCTISRQRLTAMSGTIELHSDIILDVFSEYRFDIEEIAEDMIEDERFNDLDQVEII is encoded by the coding sequence ATGAATCAATCGATATTGTTCTCTGATATCCAAGAATGGAATGACAAACGAGAGGTTGTAGAATTTACTGCGCAACAGGCGGGTTCGTTAATTAAATGCACTATCTCACGACAACGACTGACAGCGATGTCAGGAACCATTGAGCTACATTCAGATATTATTTTAGATGTTTTTTCTGAGTATCGATTCGATATTGAAGAGATAGCCGAAGACATGATCGAGGACGAACGCTTTAACGACCTCGATCAAGTTGAAATTATTTAA
- a CDS encoding L-threonylcarbamoyladenylate synthase, whose product MSNFDQVIEALMSGNVIAYPTEGVFGVGCDPDNDEAINKLLDVKKRAVEKGLILVAATYEQLAPYIDTSSLSTERLIEIKESWPGPVTWVMPVSHLTSNLVTGQFDTVAVRVTDHPLAQKVCMAFGKPITSTSANLSGQPACMTTEEVTAQLGNTGVIVLEGNTGGRSKPSEIRDACSSTILRHG is encoded by the coding sequence ATGAGTAACTTTGACCAAGTAATTGAAGCGTTAATGAGTGGTAACGTAATTGCCTATCCAACAGAGGGTGTTTTCGGTGTAGGCTGCGATCCAGATAATGATGAAGCAATAAACAAGCTTCTCGATGTAAAAAAAAGAGCCGTAGAAAAAGGACTTATATTAGTTGCGGCCACCTACGAACAGCTTGCTCCTTACATTGACACCTCTTCATTGAGTACTGAACGATTAATTGAAATTAAAGAATCGTGGCCGGGACCAGTTACTTGGGTTATGCCTGTTAGTCACCTGACATCTAATCTCGTTACGGGTCAGTTCGATACGGTGGCGGTTAGGGTGACCGATCATCCGTTGGCTCAAAAAGTTTGTATGGCGTTTGGGAAACCAATTACCTCGACAAGTGCGAACCTATCGGGGCAACCAGCGTGCATGACGACAGAAGAAGTTACTGCTCAACTTGGGAATACTGGTGTTATTGTGTTGGAAGGCAATACTGGAGGTAGAAGTAAACCTTCAGAGATAAGAGATGCATGTAGTTCTACAATATTAAGACATGGATAG
- a CDS encoding 5-(carboxyamino)imidazole ribonucleotide synthase, which translates to MHVLVLGAGQLARMMSLAGAPLNIQISAFDVTSENIVHPLTQALLGHGLENAIDQADVITAEFEHIPHNILDICQASGKFLPSTEAIKIGGDRRLEKALLDKAGVANAKYHVVNTQEDFAKAIEIVGMPMVLKSTLGGYDGKGQWRLKSHSEADNIWPEVKACIAESPNQAIVAEAFIPFDREVSLVGARGKDGKIAVYPLAENIHTNGVLSLSTAIIDPALQSQAKQMFTNVAKTLDYVGVLALEFFDVGGKLLVNEIAPRVHNSGHWTQQGAEVCQFENHLRAVCGLPLGGTNLIRPTAMINILGEDSLPTGVLKEQACHIHWYGKDKRPGRKMGHINVSADNYYELSEQLLTLSEILDEASFPALKHYAIKLEHSGN; encoded by the coding sequence ATGCACGTTCTTGTACTAGGTGCTGGCCAATTGGCCAGAATGATGTCACTAGCTGGGGCTCCTCTCAATATTCAAATCTCTGCATTTGATGTGACGAGTGAAAATATTGTCCACCCTTTGACTCAAGCACTACTTGGCCACGGGTTAGAAAACGCTATCGATCAAGCCGATGTTATCACAGCCGAATTCGAGCATATTCCGCATAACATTTTGGATATTTGCCAAGCAAGTGGAAAGTTTCTACCTAGTACTGAAGCCATTAAGATTGGTGGTGACCGTAGATTAGAGAAAGCCTTATTAGATAAAGCGGGCGTAGCTAACGCCAAATACCACGTAGTAAATACACAAGAGGACTTTGCAAAAGCCATCGAAATAGTCGGTATGCCCATGGTTTTGAAAAGCACGCTCGGAGGTTATGACGGAAAAGGCCAGTGGCGACTCAAGAGTCACTCAGAAGCAGACAATATTTGGCCCGAAGTAAAAGCTTGCATCGCTGAATCACCAAACCAAGCCATCGTTGCAGAAGCGTTTATACCATTTGATCGAGAAGTTTCTCTAGTAGGAGCCAGAGGTAAAGATGGCAAAATTGCTGTTTATCCACTTGCGGAAAACATCCATACCAATGGTGTTTTATCTCTTTCTACCGCAATAATCGACCCAGCCCTACAATCACAAGCTAAGCAAATGTTTACCAACGTAGCAAAGACATTAGACTATGTTGGCGTACTCGCTTTAGAGTTTTTCGATGTTGGCGGTAAATTGCTAGTCAATGAAATCGCTCCACGAGTACACAATTCTGGACATTGGACTCAACAAGGCGCAGAAGTATGCCAATTTGAAAATCATCTACGGGCGGTTTGCGGACTACCACTAGGTGGCACCAATCTAATTCGACCAACAGCGATGATAAATATTCTCGGTGAAGACTCGCTTCCAACGGGAGTATTAAAAGAACAAGCATGCCATATTCATTGGTATGGCAAAGATAAACGCCCGGGAAGAAAGATGGGACACATCAATGTCAGTGCTGACAATTACTATGAACTAAGTGAGCAATTACTTACCCTATCAGAGATACTGGATGAGGCTTCATTTCCTGCCCTCAAACACTACGCTATCAAACTAGAGCACAGCGGGAACTAA
- a CDS encoding gamma carbonic anhydrase family protein, which yields MSKLKSFKGIHPEIGTSVYIDETSVLVGDVKVGDDSSIWPFVSARGDVNHIHIGQRSNIQDGSVLHVTHKSEDNPRGYPLIIGNDVTIGHKVMLHGCTINDCVLIGMAAIVLDGATIEENVMIGAGSLVPPNKILESGYLYVGSPVKQARPLKEQELAFLKKSADNYVANKNDYLEHVNPIK from the coding sequence ATGAGCAAATTGAAAAGCTTTAAAGGAATACACCCTGAAATTGGTACCTCCGTGTATATAGACGAGACTTCAGTTTTAGTTGGTGATGTAAAGGTTGGAGATGATTCGAGTATCTGGCCTTTTGTGTCAGCTAGAGGCGACGTTAATCATATTCATATAGGTCAACGCTCAAATATCCAAGATGGCAGTGTGTTACATGTTACTCATAAGTCAGAAGACAATCCCAGGGGTTACCCACTCATCATAGGAAACGACGTAACCATTGGACACAAAGTAATGTTACATGGATGCACAATTAACGATTGTGTACTTATCGGTATGGCTGCCATTGTTTTAGATGGTGCCACGATAGAGGAAAATGTCATGATTGGTGCAGGTAGCCTAGTACCACCAAATAAGATATTAGAAAGTGGCTACCTCTATGTCGGCAGCCCAGTTAAACAAGCCCGACCTTTGAAAGAACAAGAACTGGCCTTTTTAAAGAAATCGGCAGATAACTATGTAGCAAATAAAAACGACTATCTAGAACACGTCAACCCTATTAAATAA
- the dprA gene encoding DNA-processing protein DprA codes for MCEKTLSAWLTLSFTPYIGSRNFSKLVAISSPENIVSFSRKELEYLGLKPQQIDYIKRDAAKDVDYCLSWQQSGSANRVMTLIDNDYPELLKKIGLPPPILFIKGDVDCLSEPQIAIVGSRNASVDGLNNAKAFSGDLARKGITITSGLALGIDGHAHDGALKAGGKTIAVLGSGLESIYPAKHRDLSERIIENGALVSEFRPNGLPKPEHFPRRNRIISGLSLGVLIVEAAQKSGSLITARYANDQGREVFALPGSIHNPHAKGGNSLIKEGASLVQSSSDMLKEIDSLLNWSINNQRELFSTEDEKEQLPFSALLANVGGEEAVSVDILAQRTHIPVNEIMMQLLELELQGHVAAVSGGYIRTRRG; via the coding sequence ATGTGTGAAAAAACGCTTTCGGCATGGTTAACACTTAGTTTTACCCCCTATATAGGTAGTCGTAATTTCAGTAAGTTAGTTGCTATTTCTTCTCCGGAGAATATCGTCAGTTTTTCTCGAAAAGAATTAGAATACTTAGGGTTAAAACCACAACAGATCGATTACATCAAACGAGATGCGGCGAAAGATGTGGATTATTGTCTTTCATGGCAACAATCCGGTTCAGCTAATAGAGTGATGACTTTAATCGATAATGATTACCCGGAACTCCTCAAGAAAATCGGGCTCCCTCCTCCTATCTTGTTTATCAAAGGGGATGTTGATTGTCTGTCTGAGCCACAAATTGCCATCGTTGGAAGTCGAAATGCGAGCGTTGATGGTTTAAATAATGCGAAAGCTTTTTCTGGTGACTTGGCTCGTAAGGGAATAACGATTACTAGTGGGTTAGCATTGGGTATTGATGGTCACGCGCATGATGGTGCTCTAAAAGCGGGAGGAAAAACAATTGCAGTGCTTGGTTCGGGTTTAGAGAGTATTTATCCTGCTAAGCATCGTGACCTTTCGGAAAGAATTATAGAAAATGGTGCTTTGGTATCGGAGTTTAGACCTAATGGGTTACCTAAACCCGAACACTTCCCTCGTAGAAATAGAATCATTAGTGGACTGTCTTTAGGTGTGCTTATTGTCGAGGCTGCGCAAAAAAGCGGTTCGTTGATCACGGCAAGGTATGCGAATGATCAGGGTAGAGAAGTATTTGCGCTGCCAGGTTCTATTCATAATCCTCACGCCAAGGGAGGAAATTCGCTAATAAAAGAGGGAGCAAGCCTTGTTCAGTCCTCAAGTGATATGCTGAAAGAGATAGACAGTTTGTTGAACTGGTCGATTAACAATCAAAGAGAGCTATTTTCTACTGAAGATGAAAAAGAGCAATTGCCATTTTCGGCACTCTTGGCTAACGTAGGGGGAGAAGAAGCTGTATCGGTTGATATTTTGGCACAGAGGACCCATATCCCAGTGAATGAAATTATGATGCAGCTTCTAGAGCTAGAACTTCAGGGGCATGTTGCAGCTGTATCTGGCGGTTATATTCGAACGAGGAGGGGTTAG
- the purE gene encoding 5-(carboxyamino)imidazole ribonucleotide mutase, whose translation MKVGIIMGSKSDWPTMKLAAEMLDLFGVAYETKVVSAHRTPQLLADYANSAKERGLKVIIAGAGGAAHLPGMAAAFTCLPVLGVPVQSRALKGMDSLLSIVQMPKGIAVGTLAIGEAGAANAGILAAQIIGTNDEAVMAKVEDFRKEQTETVLANPNPAED comes from the coding sequence ATGAAAGTCGGAATTATTATGGGTTCTAAATCAGATTGGCCCACCATGAAACTTGCTGCTGAAATGTTAGATCTATTTGGTGTAGCTTACGAAACAAAAGTTGTTTCGGCTCACCGGACTCCGCAGCTATTAGCTGATTATGCAAACAGCGCAAAGGAACGCGGGCTAAAGGTCATCATTGCTGGCGCTGGTGGTGCGGCTCATCTTCCTGGTATGGCAGCGGCCTTCACTTGTTTACCAGTATTAGGTGTCCCCGTTCAATCCCGTGCATTAAAAGGAATGGACTCACTATTATCGATTGTCCAGATGCCAAAAGGTATTGCAGTTGGAACGTTGGCGATTGGCGAAGCAGGTGCAGCAAATGCAGGTATACTCGCAGCACAAATAATTGGAACGAATGATGAAGCAGTAATGGCAAAAGTAGAAGATTTTCGTAAAGAGCAAACCGAAACCGTTTTGGCGAACCCTAACCCTGCAGAGGATTAA
- the aroE gene encoding shikimate dehydrogenase has translation MAGTTDKYLVFGNPISQSKSPFIHTLFARQTAQNMEYSSCGPEVGLFLTAVERFFREGGRGCNITAPFKEEAFQFADRLTKRAELAGAVNTLKKLDDGEIIGDNTDGEGLVQDLIQYQVPLEGRRILLLGAGGAARGVIKPLLDQKPSKLTLVNRTFEKAEQLAQIFTPFGNVTTEYIDEIDSPFDVVINSTSASLYKKVPSISPKIFGANTVAYDMTYSAGMTTFNQWARENGVAQIHDGLGMLVGQAAESFMLWRGLRPGTKQILRELRKNLEGQ, from the coding sequence ATGGCTGGTACCACTGATAAATACCTCGTATTTGGCAACCCAATTTCACAAAGCAAATCTCCCTTTATTCATACTCTGTTTGCGAGACAAACTGCGCAAAACATGGAGTATTCAAGCTGTGGACCTGAAGTCGGTCTTTTTTTAACCGCCGTGGAGCGGTTCTTCAGGGAAGGGGGGAGAGGGTGCAATATTACGGCACCATTTAAGGAAGAAGCATTTCAATTTGCTGATAGGCTGACTAAACGAGCGGAATTGGCTGGCGCGGTCAATACGCTTAAAAAGCTCGATGATGGTGAGATAATCGGCGATAACACAGATGGTGAGGGTCTTGTTCAGGATCTTATTCAGTATCAAGTGCCACTAGAAGGTCGCCGTATTTTGTTACTCGGCGCTGGCGGAGCTGCGAGGGGCGTGATTAAACCTTTATTAGATCAAAAACCAAGTAAGCTTACCTTAGTCAATCGAACATTCGAGAAAGCAGAACAACTTGCCCAGATATTTACACCTTTCGGTAATGTCACTACGGAATATATAGATGAAATAGATAGTCCATTTGATGTGGTTATCAATTCAACTTCTGCTAGCCTATACAAAAAAGTTCCGAGTATCAGCCCTAAAATTTTTGGTGCGAACACTGTCGCTTATGATATGACCTATAGCGCAGGGATGACCACCTTTAACCAATGGGCAAGGGAGAATGGTGTTGCACAGATTCATGACGGGCTTGGTATGTTGGTTGGTCAGGCGGCCGAAAGTTTTATGCTGTGGCGAGGGCTACGTCCGGGAACCAAACAGATACTAAGAGAGCTTCGAAAAAATTTGGAGGGTCAGTAA